The window ATTCTTATTTCAGGTACATGTTCAACAGGTTCTCATAGTATTCCTGTCTGCCGCTTGTTCTAGCAGGCTCACCGTTTTTCACTGCATGCTCATACAGTTGATCCAGTGTCAAGATACCTTCTTCAAAGTCTCTACCTAATCCGCTATCGAAAGTAGCATAACGCTCTTTTCTCAGGCTGCTGTACTCAGAGTTCTCCAGAATGTTATTAGCACAAAGCAGTGCTCTAGCAAATACATCCATACCACCAATGTGTGCATAGAACATATCAGCCAAGTCAGTTGAGTTTCTTCTGATTTTCGCATCAAAGTTTACACCTCCACCTTGGAAGCCACCACCTGGCAAGATTACCAGCATTGATTCGATCAGTTCATACAGGTTTACAGGGAATTGGTCTGTATCCCATCCGTTTTGGTAGTCACCTCTGTTAGCATCAATGCTACCCAGTTTACCTGCATCAACAGCAGCTTGCAGCTCGTGCTGGAATGTGTGACCTGCCAATGTAGCGTGGTTTACTTCAATGTTTACATAGAAGTCATCCCACAGGTCATACTGTCTCAGGAAGCCCAATACTGTTTCTGTATCAAAGTCATACTGGTGTTTAGTTGGCTCTGCTGGTTTAGGCTCGATAAAGAAGTTACCTTTGAAACCTTGCTTACGAGCATAATCTTTCGCCATATGCAGTATACGAGCCAAGTGCTCCTTCTCACGCTTCATATCTGTGTTCAGCAAGCTCATGTAACCTTCACGACCACCCCAGAATACGTAGTTTTCACCACCCAATTCAATTGTAGCATCCAATGCATTCTTCAACTGTGCACCTGCGTAAGCCACTACATTGAAATCAGGGTTGGTTGCCGCTCCGTTCATGAAACGTGGATTGGTAAACAGGTTTGCAGTACCCCACAGTACTTTCATGCCTGATGCTGCCTGCTTTTCTTTTGCATAGTCAACAATCGCACGTAGTCTCTTCTCTGACTCAAGTACTGAAGCGCCTTCATCAACCATGTCAACATCGTGGAAACAGTAATATGGAAGACCTAGTTTTGTGAAGAATTCGAATGCGAAATCCATTTTAGCTTTCGCTCTTTCCACTGGGTCTTTGATATCAGCATAAGGGTATAGTCTAGTACCGGCTCCAAACGGATCCCCTCCATCGTCACACATGTTGTGCCAGTAAGCTCCTGCAAAACGGAAGTGCTCTTTCATTGTCTTTCCAGCTACAACTCTGTTCTCATCGTAGTATTTGAAAGCAAGCGGATTTTTTGACTCAGGTCCTTCGTATTGGATCTTACCGATATTCTTGAAATACTCTTCGTTACCTAATGTTACATTCATTTTCTTAGTGGTTATGAATTATCAATTTCTTTATTCAGTATACTATGTTATATCAGGCATTTTTCAGCAATGTCTCCAGCTGGTTCTTCCAGCTTCCATATGCTTCCTGATATACTGCTTGATTAGTCAAGTCCGGTTCTACCAATCCTGTACACGCTACAGACTCAGCAATTGAATCGATAGAAGT of the Limibacter armeniacum genome contains:
- the xylA gene encoding xylose isomerase → MNVTLGNEEYFKNIGKIQYEGPESKNPLAFKYYDENRVVAGKTMKEHFRFAGAYWHNMCDDGGDPFGAGTRLYPYADIKDPVERAKAKMDFAFEFFTKLGLPYYCFHDVDMVDEGASVLESEKRLRAIVDYAKEKQAASGMKVLWGTANLFTNPRFMNGAATNPDFNVVAYAGAQLKNALDATIELGGENYVFWGGREGYMSLLNTDMKREKEHLARILHMAKDYARKQGFKGNFFIEPKPAEPTKHQYDFDTETVLGFLRQYDLWDDFYVNIEVNHATLAGHTFQHELQAAVDAGKLGSIDANRGDYQNGWDTDQFPVNLYELIESMLVILPGGGFQGGGVNFDAKIRRNSTDLADMFYAHIGGMDVFARALLCANNILENSEYSSLRKERYATFDSGLGRDFEEGILTLDQLYEHAVKNGEPARTSGRQEYYENLLNMYLK